In one Bacillus sp. PK3_68 genomic region, the following are encoded:
- a CDS encoding sigma 54-interacting transcriptional regulator has protein sequence MKELIIISLGDNTLQSMTKQIKRYLGDEVIIRGYSIEKGVEATFKDKIVLLTGAPILSHVSKQVQEAKKIIIARRALSYRHIEKIFMLKEKTNILLVNDTKESCYETIEQLKGHGFQSLTFSPYYPGIKSYSSCSIAITPGESRFVPPEIQEVIDIGNRQIDITTITEIMSELNVLKKAGMLASSEFVSEIIDLTKYLSTINQKLDHSNLLLTTIFDKFPKALLFCDEQGNVTYSNEKMKWIFEGNILLNVNVKDLFGSEFDVSTAPHYEEEVFHLKNNTYIVSVDKVENEEEVICYLIELENYDTFKYVDKVISSKINSSKFRARYHFTHLHTRNEKMNKMIQLAKRMARRNAVILIQGESGTGKELLAQAIHNESSRSDQPFVPVNFAALSPSILESELFGYEEGAFTGAKKGGKRGLFEEANCGTIFMDEIGEAPLDLQVKLLRVIQEGEIRRVGGNHQVPVDIRIIAATNQDLVSKIIDGSFRKDLYYRLNVLPLQTVALRERREDILPLVHHYFNLFSQQDVYHVNEYVDKETMDFLTHHPWPGNVRELVNVVEYMVSMKNPGQKISLEDLPAYFMSEWEKDKQLKEPYYVKKSISEEDHVLLIIYQKFGIGRRRIVEELMEKGLSIGEGKVKSIVNVLREKGWIEVNRGVRGCMVSEKGKQQAKKIMAQLPSYGGSQ, from the coding sequence GTGAAGGAACTGATTATTATTTCTTTAGGTGATAACACGTTGCAGAGTATGACCAAACAAATTAAACGTTATCTAGGAGACGAAGTAATCATTCGAGGTTATTCAATTGAAAAAGGAGTAGAGGCAACCTTTAAAGATAAAATTGTGCTGTTGACAGGAGCACCTATTTTGTCCCATGTATCCAAACAGGTACAGGAAGCTAAGAAGATTATCATTGCTAGACGGGCACTAAGCTATCGGCACATCGAAAAGATTTTTATGTTAAAAGAAAAAACAAATATTTTATTAGTCAATGACACGAAAGAAAGTTGTTATGAAACGATTGAACAACTGAAGGGGCACGGATTTCAATCACTCACTTTTTCCCCTTACTACCCAGGGATTAAGAGTTATTCCTCCTGTTCCATAGCAATCACACCTGGAGAGAGCCGGTTTGTGCCTCCGGAGATTCAAGAAGTGATCGACATAGGAAACAGACAAATTGACATTACTACTATTACTGAAATCATGTCTGAATTAAATGTTCTTAAAAAAGCGGGAATGTTGGCTTCCTCTGAATTCGTGAGTGAAATCATTGACTTAACAAAGTATCTATCAACCATTAATCAGAAATTAGATCATTCCAACCTCCTTTTGACCACTATTTTCGATAAGTTTCCGAAAGCATTACTGTTTTGCGATGAACAAGGGAATGTTACCTATTCCAATGAGAAAATGAAGTGGATTTTTGAAGGGAATATCCTTCTAAATGTAAATGTGAAAGATTTGTTTGGATCAGAATTTGATGTAAGTACTGCTCCACATTATGAGGAAGAAGTTTTCCATTTAAAAAACAATACATATATCGTATCAGTAGATAAAGTAGAAAACGAAGAGGAGGTCATTTGTTATTTAATTGAACTTGAAAATTACGACACGTTTAAGTATGTAGATAAGGTAATCAGTTCTAAAATTAACAGCAGTAAATTTAGAGCGCGCTATCACTTCACTCATCTGCATACTCGCAATGAAAAAATGAATAAAATGATTCAATTGGCTAAGCGGATGGCAAGAAGAAATGCTGTGATTCTTATTCAAGGGGAAAGTGGCACAGGAAAAGAGCTGCTTGCTCAAGCGATCCATAATGAATCGTCACGCTCTGATCAGCCCTTTGTTCCAGTGAACTTCGCAGCGCTCTCTCCTTCTATTTTAGAGAGTGAATTATTCGGTTATGAAGAAGGAGCATTTACCGGCGCGAAAAAAGGAGGGAAAAGAGGGCTATTTGAGGAGGCTAATTGTGGGACGATTTTTATGGATGAAATCGGAGAGGCGCCCCTTGATTTGCAAGTGAAATTGTTAAGAGTAATCCAAGAAGGAGAAATAAGAAGAGTCGGAGGCAACCATCAGGTACCTGTAGACATTCGGATTATCGCTGCGACAAACCAAGACCTAGTAAGTAAAATTATTGATGGATCGTTTAGAAAAGACCTGTACTACCGGTTAAATGTTCTGCCGTTGCAAACGGTAGCTTTACGGGAAAGAAGAGAGGATATTCTTCCTCTCGTTCATCATTATTTCAACCTCTTTTCTCAACAGGATGTGTATCATGTAAATGAGTATGTAGACAAAGAAACGATGGACTTTTTAACCCACCATCCTTGGCCGGGAAATGTAAGAGAGCTAGTGAATGTCGTAGAATACATGGTAAGCATGAAAAACCCGGGACAAAAAATTAGTTTAGAGGATTTGCCGGCCTATTTTATGTCTGAATGGGAAAAGGATAAGCAGCTGAAAGAGCCCTATTATGTAAAGAAATCGATTTCAGAAGAAGATCATGTGCTTCTAATCATTTATCAAAAATTTGGTATTGGAAGAAGGCGCATTGTCGAGGAATTAATGGAAAAAGGTCTGTCTATTGGAGAAGGCAAGGTAAAAAGCATAGTAAATGTACTAAGGGAAAAGGGATGGATAGAAGTGAACAGAGGGGTAAGGGGCTGCATGGTAAGTGAAAAAGGAAAACAGCAAGCGAAAAAGATTATGGCACAATTGCCCTCATACGGAGGAAGTCAATAA
- a CDS encoding PCYCGC motif-containing (lipo)protein, with translation MKSLYYFAVLGILLVLIAGCSSKSEKEKAKEPEHSGQHDAHTLPNGDLQETTSSVKEMPTFLNDKNDDMKTVYLAAAQHPDVLASMPCYCGCGDSAGHKSNLNCFVADISENKVVWDDHGTRCGVCLEIAAESILMSKEGKSLQEIRQYIDEKYKEGYAKPTPTPMPA, from the coding sequence ATGAAGTCGCTTTATTATTTCGCTGTTCTTGGTATTTTGCTCGTCTTGATTGCCGGCTGTTCATCAAAATCGGAAAAAGAAAAAGCTAAAGAGCCTGAGCATTCCGGCCAACACGATGCACACACTTTGCCAAATGGAGATCTGCAAGAAACTACCTCTTCCGTTAAAGAAATGCCTACCTTTTTAAATGATAAAAACGATGACATGAAAACTGTCTATTTAGCAGCTGCTCAGCATCCCGATGTGCTTGCCTCGATGCCCTGCTATTGCGGATGCGGCGATTCAGCTGGACATAAGAGCAATTTAAATTGCTTCGTCGCTGACATTTCAGAAAATAAGGTCGTCTGGGACGATCATGGCACCCGCTGTGGCGTATGCTTGGAGATTGCTGCAGAATCCATCCTTATGTCAAAAGAAGGTAAATCACTGCAGGAAATCCGTCAATATATTGATGAAAAATATAAAGAGGGCTACGCCAAGCCTACACCAACTCCAATGCCAGCATAA
- a CDS encoding YpmS family protein: MKKGWKLAFLGLLALNVIIIFILVIGLFSPIKDEPLPKAYPAKEAVEFHVRSNKEDLNRVIKTFIEKEKEKSFVDYNVYLRDQVELYGDIAVFSERIDYKLTFEPEALKNGNVILRQKGIKVGRINLPVSYVLKAARDAYQFPDWVKIMPNDELIYISLDKMKLESDLKVKADRIDLKKDDIRFTFQLPVEQ, translated from the coding sequence ATGAAAAAAGGTTGGAAACTAGCGTTTTTAGGGTTGCTTGCTTTAAATGTAATTATTATCTTTATCCTTGTTATCGGCTTATTCTCACCGATAAAAGATGAACCGTTGCCAAAAGCTTATCCAGCAAAGGAGGCTGTTGAATTTCATGTGCGGTCCAATAAAGAAGATTTAAATAGAGTAATAAAAACATTTATTGAAAAAGAAAAAGAGAAAAGTTTTGTTGATTATAATGTATACTTGCGCGATCAAGTAGAGTTATATGGGGATATAGCCGTATTTTCAGAGCGAATTGACTATAAACTAACATTTGAACCTGAAGCTTTAAAGAATGGCAATGTGATTTTGCGGCAAAAGGGAATCAAAGTGGGTAGAATTAATTTACCTGTTTCCTATGTGCTGAAAGCAGCAAGAGATGCGTATCAATTTCCTGATTGGGTAAAGATTATGCCTAACGATGAATTAATTTATATCTCCTTAGATAAAATGAAGCTTGAGAGTGATTTGAAGGTTAAAGCGGATCGCATTGATCTTAAAAAGGATGATATCCGCTTTACGTTTCAGCTTCCCGTAGAACAATAG
- the msrB gene encoding peptide-methionine (R)-S-oxide reductase MsrB, translating to MKDNQPELKQKLNRMQYEVTQNNGTEPPFRNEYWNTFEEGIYVDIVSGKPLFSSRDKYDAGCGWPSFTKPIEDGEIIEKQDFSHNMVRTEVRSKAADSHLGHVFPDGPGPAGLRYCINSAALRFIPKENMKEEGYAELLPLFEEK from the coding sequence ATGAAAGATAATCAGCCAGAATTAAAGCAAAAGCTAAACAGGATGCAGTATGAAGTAACACAAAATAATGGAACAGAACCGCCTTTTCGCAACGAATATTGGAACACGTTTGAGGAAGGCATTTATGTCGATATTGTTTCCGGCAAGCCGTTATTTTCTTCTCGGGACAAGTACGATGCTGGCTGTGGATGGCCAAGCTTTACAAAACCGATTGAAGATGGGGAGATTATAGAGAAGCAAGACTTCAGTCATAATATGGTACGAACGGAAGTAAGAAGCAAAGCTGCAGATTCCCATCTTGGCCATGTGTTTCCTGACGGGCCGGGACCAGCAGGATTGCGTTATTGCATCAATTCGGCTGCTTTGCGTTTTATTCCAAAAGAGAACATGAAGGAAGAAGGCTATGCCGAACTTTTACCCTTGTTCGAAGAAAAATAA
- a CDS encoding SGNH/GDSL hydrolase family protein, with protein MWIIFLAFVFSLTGCSTFPNETTEVIPKNLDVVSIGDSLTEGVGDSTESGGYIPYLQRQLEQLAEVKKARFVNYGVKGNRTDQLLKRLNQQEVRQSLKKADLVIITIGGNDIMKVFKDNLTQLSVKAFDKQRGSYEERLDKVIQTVRKENRDAGIVLVGLYNPFMKVLSDVKEVSAIIDDWNEASKHVVEQYDQTCFVTVEDLFENTEENLLYNDQFHPNDKGYEQIANRIFETIDGQKLEELTNKKLSTQMRRANEKRLETSVFRVACFKCNYYLYPCYRLILTDKR; from the coding sequence ATGTGGATCATTTTCTTGGCCTTTGTGTTCAGTTTAACAGGCTGCTCCACATTTCCAAACGAAACAACAGAAGTAATTCCGAAAAATTTAGACGTCGTTTCAATTGGCGATTCTCTAACTGAAGGAGTGGGAGACAGTACAGAAAGCGGCGGCTATATCCCTTATTTGCAACGGCAGCTAGAACAACTTGCTGAGGTGAAAAAGGCCCGTTTCGTGAATTACGGAGTAAAAGGAAATCGCACAGATCAGCTGCTTAAAAGGCTAAATCAACAAGAGGTCAGACAGTCTCTGAAAAAAGCAGACCTTGTTATCATTACAATCGGCGGAAATGACATAATGAAGGTATTTAAAGATAACTTGACACAGTTGAGTGTTAAGGCGTTTGACAAGCAGCGGGGATCTTATGAAGAGCGGCTTGATAAAGTTATTCAAACGGTTAGAAAGGAAAACAGAGATGCAGGTATCGTCTTAGTGGGTCTTTATAATCCGTTTATGAAGGTATTGTCTGATGTAAAGGAAGTATCGGCTATTATAGATGATTGGAATGAGGCGAGCAAGCATGTAGTTGAACAATATGACCAAACATGCTTTGTTACTGTAGAAGATCTTTTCGAGAATACGGAGGAAAATCTCCTGTACAATGACCAGTTTCATCCAAATGATAAAGGGTATGAACAGATAGCAAACAGGATATTTGAAACGATCGACGGGCAGAAGCTTGAGGAGCTGACGAACAAAAAATTATCTACGCAAATGAGGAGAGCGAATGAAAAAAGGTTGGAAACTAGCGTTTTTAGGGTTGCTTGCTTTAAATGTAATTATTATCTTTATCCTTGTTATCGGCTTATTCTCACCGATAAAAGATGA
- the iadA gene encoding beta-aspartyl-peptidase: MLKVIKQTNVYSPEYAGEKDVLIAGDKIIKIDDDIIISGIDVEIINGKHTICIPGLIDRHVHITGGGGEGGFSSSTPEVQLGSLIRNGISTVVGLLGTNDIGRNSKSLLSKAKSLNEEGMNAYILTGGYGYPPSTLTGDVREDIMFFQEVLGLKLAIEDHRSSYVTKEELKRLASHVRVASMLSGKKGFIHLHMGMGKNHYNTLYEILYETDLPISLFSPTHINRSEDLLEASIEYANRGGLVDITSNINTKKKGSRLSAAQALKYLLDHGVAISQITVSSDANGSMPVFNKTGELEGLEVAGFEPTIEALKELVNEQGLSMEDALKPFTITPAKGIGVYPFRGTITEQSYADIVLMDENMEIRDVWVNGVPFMRDYQLLKKGVFE, from the coding sequence ATGTTGAAAGTAATTAAACAGACAAACGTTTATTCACCAGAGTATGCAGGGGAAAAAGACGTTCTTATTGCGGGAGATAAAATTATTAAAATAGATGATGACATTATAATAAGCGGGATAGATGTTGAAATTATTAATGGAAAACATACGATATGTATACCAGGACTAATCGATCGTCATGTTCATATTACCGGAGGCGGCGGTGAAGGTGGGTTCTCTTCAAGCACACCTGAAGTTCAATTAGGATCTTTAATAAGAAATGGGATTTCTACTGTGGTCGGCCTGCTGGGGACAAATGATATAGGGCGGAATTCAAAAAGCTTATTGTCTAAGGCTAAATCTTTAAACGAAGAAGGAATGAATGCTTATATTCTAACAGGAGGATATGGCTATCCGCCCAGTACACTTACCGGAGACGTGAGGGAAGACATTATGTTCTTCCAGGAAGTATTAGGATTGAAGCTTGCGATTGAGGATCACCGTTCTTCTTATGTCACAAAAGAAGAATTGAAAAGGTTGGCCTCACACGTAAGAGTAGCTTCTATGCTTTCGGGCAAAAAAGGATTCATTCATTTGCATATGGGAATGGGAAAAAACCATTACAATACTCTCTATGAGATTCTGTATGAAACAGATTTGCCGATTAGTTTATTTAGCCCAACGCATATTAATCGCAGTGAGGATTTGTTAGAAGCTTCGATAGAATATGCCAATCGCGGGGGACTTGTAGATATTACGTCAAATATAAATACAAAGAAAAAAGGCAGCCGACTGTCTGCTGCCCAAGCGCTCAAGTATCTGCTGGATCACGGTGTGGCAATCAGTCAAATTACTGTTAGTTCTGATGCGAATGGCAGCATGCCGGTATTTAATAAAACAGGTGAATTGGAAGGGTTGGAAGTAGCCGGGTTCGAACCCACAATTGAGGCCTTAAAAGAACTGGTGAATGAACAAGGGCTTTCAATGGAGGATGCATTAAAGCCGTTCACCATTACTCCGGCAAAAGGGATAGGTGTTTATCCATTCAGGGGGACAATAACAGAGCAAAGCTATGCAGATATCGTCTTAATGGATGAAAATATGGAAATACGTGATGTATGGGTTAATGGGGTCCCATTTATGAGAGATTATCAGCTATTAAAGAAAGGGGTATTTGAATAA
- a CDS encoding DegV family protein, with translation MHKIKIVTDSTVDLKKEVLDQYGITIVPLTIFIDGKTYLDTIDISPDEFLEEMKKANELPKSSQPSVGRFVELYDELGKDGSQILSIHMTGKMSGTVRAAEQAAEMSQSDVTVVDSGYISKALSFQVVEAAKLSEQGVPMEAIVRQLQEIRSQTKLYIVVDTLENLIKGGRIGKAKGFIGSLLNIKPIANLDTGELSPVAKVRSHAQVIKYLSTHIAEEVKGKKIMKIGLVHADGYELASRLKEKLIELTGFENFEIETTTPIISTHTGLGALGVMYWAK, from the coding sequence GTGCATAAAATTAAGATTGTAACGGATTCAACAGTAGATTTGAAAAAGGAAGTGCTGGATCAGTACGGGATTACGATCGTACCTTTAACGATTTTCATAGATGGAAAAACATATCTAGATACTATTGATATTTCACCTGATGAATTTCTAGAAGAAATGAAGAAGGCGAATGAATTGCCAAAAAGCTCGCAGCCTTCCGTTGGGCGATTTGTAGAATTATATGATGAGTTAGGAAAAGATGGCAGCCAGATTCTGTCTATCCATATGACAGGAAAGATGAGTGGAACGGTACGAGCTGCTGAACAAGCAGCGGAAATGAGTCAATCGGATGTTACGGTGGTAGATTCGGGCTATATTTCAAAAGCGCTTTCTTTTCAAGTAGTGGAAGCAGCCAAGCTTTCTGAACAAGGAGTACCGATGGAGGCGATCGTTCGCCAGCTACAGGAAATCCGCTCCCAGACGAAGCTTTATATTGTCGTCGATACACTGGAAAATTTAATAAAGGGCGGGCGTATCGGCAAAGCGAAAGGCTTTATCGGGTCGCTTTTAAATATAAAGCCCATTGCTAATCTTGACACAGGCGAATTGAGTCCGGTGGCAAAAGTAAGAAGCCATGCCCAAGTCATTAAATATTTGTCTACTCATATTGCCGAAGAAGTGAAAGGAAAAAAAATAATGAAGATCGGTCTCGTTCACGCCGACGGCTATGAATTGGCTAGCCGCCTTAAAGAGAAGTTAATCGAGTTGACAGGGTTTGAAAATTTTGAAATTGAAACAACCACTCCAATTATTTCAACGCATACAGGATTAGGCGCTCTTGGCGTGATGTATTGGGCTAAGTAA
- a CDS encoding YozE family protein, which produces MGFLRKSFFHYLMKFREEPPRDELAAFANHAFTDHSFPKMSRHYDELSRYLEMNGFYLSSMTVFDEAWDRYMEEEK; this is translated from the coding sequence ATGGGGTTTTTGCGAAAGTCATTTTTCCACTATTTAATGAAATTTCGCGAAGAGCCGCCCAGAGATGAATTGGCGGCATTTGCGAATCATGCATTCACTGACCACAGCTTTCCGAAAATGTCTCGTCACTACGATGAATTAAGCCGATATTTAGAAATGAATGGTTTTTATTTATCAAGCATGACGGTATTTGATGAAGCGTGGGACCGCTATATGGAAGAAGAAAAATAA
- the msrA gene encoding peptide-methionine (S)-S-oxide reductase MsrA, giving the protein MEEKAIFAGGCFWCMVKPFDEQPGIKKIISGYTGGVTENPTYEEVCSETTGHYEAVEITYDPAVFPYEQLLDIYWMNIDPTDIGGQFYDRGQSYQPAIFYHTEEQRRLAEESKQKLNESGRFPVPINVKILPAKPFYPAEEYHQYYYKKNPAHYEAYHQGSGRAAFIRNHWGGKRNER; this is encoded by the coding sequence ATGGAAGAGAAAGCAATCTTTGCCGGAGGCTGTTTTTGGTGTATGGTGAAGCCGTTTGATGAACAGCCGGGAATTAAAAAAATCATTTCGGGATACACCGGAGGAGTTACAGAAAACCCAACTTATGAAGAGGTATGCAGTGAAACGACAGGACATTATGAAGCGGTAGAAATTACGTATGATCCGGCCGTTTTTCCATATGAGCAGCTTCTTGATATTTATTGGATGAATATTGATCCAACAGACATTGGCGGCCAATTTTATGACCGGGGGCAATCTTATCAGCCTGCTATTTTTTATCATACAGAGGAGCAGCGGCGCCTTGCAGAAGAGTCCAAGCAAAAGCTAAATGAAAGCGGCCGTTTTCCTGTTCCTATTAATGTGAAGATTCTACCGGCAAAACCATTTTATCCAGCTGAAGAATACCATCAATATTATTATAAAAAGAATCCGGCTCATTACGAAGCCTATCATCAAGGATCAGGAAGAGCAGCCTTTATCCGAAATCATTGGGGAGGAAAGAGAAATGAAAGATAA